A genomic segment from Chitinophagaceae bacterium encodes:
- a CDS encoding dehydrogenase E1 component subunit alpha/beta, whose protein sequence is MQFLKQDLSAEKLIELYKQLVLPRLIEEKMLVLLRQGKISKWFSGIGQEAIAAGATAALQPDEWIMPLHRNLAVFTGRNMPLSKLFMQWQGNKDGYSKGRERSFHFGSKEHHVCGMISHLGPQLAIADGVALAYKLQKANKVALAFTGDGGTSEGDFHEALNIAAVWDLPVIFIIENNGYGLSTPVNEQYRCKNLVDKAAGYGIDGVQIDGNNILTVYDTIKGVREYCIKNQKPYLIECITFRMRGHEEASGVKYVPKELFELWEKKDPVKNYENWLIEEKILLEPQVNDIKTKAKEYIERELQAAYNAAALHPNTTEEVNDVYAKRKGPVFYNIPASQQAGGSRFSKLRLSENDHQPKAQEKRFIEAISEGLKQSMQQHDNLILMGQDIAEYGGAFKVTEGFVNEFGKERVRNTPLCESAIVGAALGLSLEGYKAMMEMQFADFVTVGFNQIINNLAKIHYRWSQNADVVIRMPTGGGVGAGPFHSQSNEAWFVHCPGLKVVYPSTAYDAKGLLIAAINDPNPVLFFEHKALYRSISGQVPEEYYEVEIGKAKHVKEGQDISIITYGAGVHWAIEYAEKNKKISVDIVDLRSLLPLDYDALQQAVSRTGKILVLHEDTLTGGIGGEIAAWISEHCFDKLDAPVMRCASLDTPIPFNLDLEKNFMAYSRLGQKIEQLMSY, encoded by the coding sequence ATGCAGTTTTTAAAACAAGATTTATCGGCTGAAAAGCTCATAGAATTATACAAGCAACTGGTTCTTCCCCGTTTAATAGAAGAAAAAATGCTGGTATTGCTCCGGCAGGGAAAAATAAGTAAATGGTTCAGCGGAATTGGCCAGGAAGCTATAGCAGCAGGCGCTACGGCAGCTTTGCAGCCCGATGAGTGGATAATGCCTTTGCACAGGAACCTGGCTGTTTTTACCGGCCGCAACATGCCTTTATCTAAATTATTTATGCAATGGCAGGGCAATAAGGACGGGTACAGCAAAGGCAGGGAACGCAGCTTTCATTTTGGCAGTAAAGAACATCATGTGTGCGGAATGATAAGCCATCTTGGCCCGCAACTTGCCATTGCAGATGGTGTTGCACTTGCCTATAAATTACAAAAAGCCAATAAAGTTGCTTTGGCATTTACCGGCGATGGCGGTACCAGCGAAGGGGATTTTCATGAAGCACTAAATATAGCAGCAGTATGGGATTTGCCGGTAATTTTTATTATTGAAAATAACGGCTATGGCTTAAGCACACCGGTAAATGAGCAATACCGGTGTAAAAATCTAGTGGATAAAGCTGCCGGTTATGGAATAGATGGCGTACAAATTGACGGCAATAATATTCTTACGGTTTATGATACTATTAAAGGCGTAAGGGAGTATTGTATCAAAAATCAAAAACCGTACTTAATTGAATGTATTACATTTCGGATGCGTGGGCACGAGGAAGCCAGCGGCGTAAAATATGTTCCCAAAGAACTATTTGAACTATGGGAAAAAAAAGACCCGGTAAAAAACTATGAAAACTGGCTTATTGAAGAAAAAATTTTATTGGAACCGCAGGTGAACGATATTAAAACAAAAGCCAAAGAGTATATAGAAAGGGAATTACAAGCTGCTTATAATGCCGCAGCTTTGCATCCCAATACTACAGAAGAAGTAAACGATGTTTATGCCAAAAGAAAAGGCCCGGTTTTTTATAATATTCCAGCAAGTCAGCAGGCTGGCGGTAGCCGATTTTCAAAACTCAGGCTTTCAGAAAACGACCATCAACCCAAAGCACAGGAAAAACGTTTTATAGAAGCCATAAGTGAAGGACTAAAACAAAGTATGCAGCAGCATGATAATTTAATATTAATGGGGCAGGATATTGCAGAGTATGGCGGCGCATTTAAAGTTACCGAAGGATTTGTAAATGAATTTGGAAAAGAAAGGGTACGCAATACACCACTTTGCGAAAGTGCAATTGTAGGCGCTGCATTGGGCTTAAGCCTTGAAGGGTATAAAGCAATGATGGAAATGCAATTTGCCGATTTTGTAACCGTTGGGTTCAACCAAATTATCAATAACCTGGCAAAAATACATTATCGCTGGAGCCAAAATGCCGATGTAGTAATCAGGATGCCCACCGGCGGCGGCGTGGGCGCTGGCCCTTTTCACAGCCAAAGTAATGAAGCATGGTTTGTACATTGCCCGGGATTAAAAGTTGTGTATCCTTCTACCGCATACGATGCAAAGGGCTTGTTGATAGCAGCCATTAATGATCCCAATCCTGTACTATTTTTTGAACATAAAGCATTATACAGGAGCATTAGTGGCCAGGTGCCGGAAGAATATTATGAAGTGGAAATTGGCAAAGCCAAACATGTAAAGGAAGGACAAGATATTTCTATTATTACTTATGGTGCAGGTGTACACTGGGCAATAGAATATGCCGAAAAAAACAAAAAAATTTCTGTTGATATTGTTGACCTGCGCAGCTTGCTGCCACTGGATTACGATGCTTTGCAACAAGCAGTAAGCAGAACGGGTAAAATACTGGTGCTGCATGAAGATACTTTAACAGGTGGTATTGGCGGAGAAATAGCCGCTTGGATAAGCGAACATTGTTTTGATAAACTGGATGCACCGGTTATGCGTTGTGCCAGCCTGGATACCCCCATTCCTTTTAACCTTGACCTGGAGAAAAATTTTATGGCCTATTCAAGGCTTGGCCAAAAAATTGAACAACTCATGAGTTACTAA
- the paaC gene encoding phenylacetate-CoA oxygenase subunit PaaC, which produces MSQNKLNYVLFMADTNLILAQRNAEWCGHGPVLEQDIAITNITLDLLGQARNFYQYAASLINQSARQPIEATEDSLANLRTEREFKNLLLCELPNGDWAQSILKLFFFSAYTQLLYTQLQHSKYDRIAAIAQKSLKETNYLLRWSSEWVIRLGDGTEESNQRIKNALTYLWPFTGEMFVAADFEDEIDLKGIKDKWQQKIHAVLSEATLAVPDMQMLMQSGGKQGIHTEHLGYILAEMQYLQRTYPGAEW; this is translated from the coding sequence ATGAGCCAAAATAAATTGAATTATGTTTTATTTATGGCCGATACCAATCTAATCCTTGCACAACGCAATGCAGAATGGTGCGGCCACGGGCCAGTATTGGAGCAGGATATTGCTATTACCAATATTACCCTTGACCTCTTGGGCCAGGCAAGAAATTTTTATCAATACGCAGCATCGCTAATAAACCAATCAGCCAGGCAACCAATTGAAGCAACAGAAGACAGCCTTGCCAATTTAAGAACAGAAAGGGAATTTAAAAACTTATTACTATGCGAATTGCCAAACGGAGATTGGGCACAAAGCATCCTTAAGTTATTTTTCTTTAGTGCATATACGCAATTATTATACACCCAATTGCAGCACAGCAAATACGATCGCATTGCAGCTATTGCCCAAAAATCTTTAAAAGAAACCAACTATCTTTTGCGCTGGAGCAGCGAGTGGGTAATAAGGCTTGGTGACGGAACAGAAGAAAGTAATCAACGCATTAAAAATGCTTTAACTTACCTATGGCCTTTTACCGGCGAAATGTTTGTTGCTGCAGATTTTGAAGATGAAATTGATTTGAAAGGAATAAAAGATAAATGGCAACAAAAAATACATGCTGTTTTGAGCGAAGCAACCCTTGCTGTTCCCGATATGCAAATGCTTATGCAAAGCGGTGGCAAGCAGGGAATTCATACAGAGCATTTGGGATATATTCTGGCCGAAATGCAGTATTTGCAAAGAACCTATCCTGGGGCAGAATGGTAA
- a CDS encoding TetR family transcriptional regulator, which produces MAKIKAGKKESKKAAMLFRKNGFTSTSMQHIAAELGVEAPSLYNHITGKAQLLQSICFAVGDDFTAHWYRVKNSSETVSQKLELLIKLHIRKITTDFNEVFVANHEWKQLKGPFLKQFILQRQAYENFMIELIAEGVKLKAFKTIHPKVAALSILYTIRGIEYWKRKENILSNKEIEENIINHLLFGLIQ; this is translated from the coding sequence ATGGCAAAAATAAAAGCCGGCAAAAAGGAAAGTAAAAAAGCGGCAATGCTTTTCAGAAAGAATGGCTTTACCTCCACTAGTATGCAGCATATTGCTGCAGAACTTGGCGTGGAAGCACCAAGCCTGTACAACCATATTACCGGAAAGGCTCAACTGCTGCAAAGTATTTGTTTTGCCGTAGGCGATGATTTTACGGCCCATTGGTACCGTGTTAAGAACAGTTCAGAAACCGTTTCTCAAAAACTGGAACTACTCATAAAACTGCATATACGAAAAATCACAACAGATTTTAATGAAGTTTTTGTTGCCAACCATGAGTGGAAGCAATTGAAAGGGCCTTTTTTGAAACAGTTTATTTTACAAAGGCAGGCGTATGAGAATTTTATGATAGAACTTATTGCTGAAGGAGTCAAATTAAAAGCATTTAAAACTATTCATCCCAAAGTTGCAGCGCTCAGCATCCTTTATACCATTCGTGGCATAGAGTACTGGAAGCGAAAAGAAAATATTTTGAGCAATAAAGAAATCGAAGAAAATATTATCAATCATTTATTATTTGGATTAATACAGTAA
- a CDS encoding threonylcarbamoyl-AMP synthase, producing the protein MLLRIHPQNPQPRLIQQVADCLLNGGVVIYPTDSVYGIGCTIFEHKAIERIAKIKNADPKKHLMTFLCNDLSHLSEYTKSINTPLYRMLKSYLPGPFTFILPASKVVPRFIQSKRSTIGLRVPDNEICQQMLKTIGHPVLSASLPGERVEDYTDPEIINEIFGDKVDYVIDGGIGGINPSTVVDCTTDNWQVIRQGEGIFEV; encoded by the coding sequence ATGTTATTAAGGATACACCCACAAAACCCCCAGCCCAGATTGATACAGCAGGTAGCCGATTGCCTGCTGAATGGCGGTGTGGTAATATACCCTACAGACAGTGTATATGGAATTGGCTGTACTATTTTTGAACACAAAGCCATTGAACGTATTGCCAAAATAAAAAATGCCGACCCTAAAAAACATTTAATGACCTTTTTGTGCAATGATTTGAGCCACCTGAGTGAATATACCAAAAGCATCAACACACCACTTTACCGAATGCTGAAATCTTATCTTCCGGGGCCATTTACTTTTATATTGCCTGCTAGTAAAGTGGTGCCCAGGTTTATTCAAAGCAAGCGGTCCACCATTGGGCTAAGAGTGCCCGATAATGAAATATGCCAGCAAATGCTGAAAACCATAGGCCACCCGGTTTTAAGCGCTTCGTTGCCCGGCGAAAGGGTAGAAGACTATACCGACCCGGAAATTATTAATGAGATTTTTGGTGACAAAGTAGATTATGTTATTGATGGTGGCATTGGCGGTATCAATCCTTCTACGGTGGTTGATTGTACCACAGATAACTGGCAGGTAATAAGGCAGGGTGAAGGGATTTTTGAGGTGTAA
- the ligA gene encoding NAD-dependent DNA ligase LigA: MYNQSESKILQQQTQQWLAFIDSKTINEKIAAGIDNLRNVLRFHEYRYYVLNNPHLADAEYDLLYKLLENYEKDNPSSITPNSPTQRVGVAFIKDFPKRQHLVPMLSLENSYNAEDLLDWDRKARELSGLSSIEYCVEPKFDGASISVIYENDLLMHGVTRGDGETGDDITPNIRQIKSLPLSALFSNYGIAQIEIRGEVLMNKNNFKKYNDGLMEEGLPPLANPRNAAAGSLRIKETAEVRKRNLEAFLYHVSYFTAYNLPFTLNGKKMEKALNSKPATHSTMLEMLWNLGFRSPKAEMTVVEGIDAVTEHIQAYEEKRDSLPYEIDGMVIKVNDLNLQEKLGMTSHHPRWAIAFKFKARQATSKLILVDFQVGRTGAVTPVAKIQPVQVGGVTVSSISIHNEEYIKEKNLMLGDAILIERSGDVIPQIVKSLPELRDGNEKKIIFPKKCPVCKEQLYKAQDEAVWRCTNINCEAQVVERIIHFAGKNAMDIRSLGDANIRKFYQLGLLKSVSDIYQFPFEAVKSLEGFGTKSIENLQTAIENSKQQPLHRFIYALGIRYVGETTAKSLAQAVNNIFDLSAYSLEKLQQLDDIGVKVASSIFDFFKNLDNIKMLYSLQELGLNMSAAKATKSGNLTGQTFLFTGTLEKMKRTEAEELVEKNGGKILGSVSSKLNYLVVGAEAGSKLEKAKKISSVKILTEEDFLQMIQAK; this comes from the coding sequence ATGTACAACCAAAGCGAATCAAAAATATTACAGCAGCAAACCCAGCAATGGCTTGCATTTATAGACAGCAAAACCATTAATGAAAAAATTGCGGCAGGTATTGATAACTTGCGCAATGTATTACGTTTTCATGAATATCGCTATTATGTTTTAAATAATCCGCATTTGGCCGATGCTGAGTATGATCTTCTTTATAAACTACTCGAAAATTACGAGAAAGATAATCCATCTTCTATTACCCCGAACTCTCCTACGCAAAGGGTTGGCGTTGCTTTTATTAAAGACTTCCCCAAAAGACAACACCTTGTTCCCATGCTTTCGTTGGAAAATTCTTATAATGCAGAAGACCTTTTGGACTGGGACAGGAAAGCCAGGGAATTAAGCGGCTTAAGCAGTATTGAATATTGTGTGGAACCAAAATTTGACGGAGCAAGCATTTCTGTTATTTATGAAAACGATTTATTGATGCATGGCGTTACCCGTGGAGATGGCGAAACAGGAGATGATATTACACCCAATATCAGACAAATAAAATCGTTACCCTTATCGGCTTTATTCAGCAACTATGGTATTGCTCAAATTGAAATAAGGGGCGAAGTTTTGATGAATAAAAATAATTTTAAAAAATATAACGACGGGCTTATGGAAGAGGGCTTGCCGCCCCTGGCCAACCCAAGAAATGCCGCCGCAGGTAGCCTGCGTATTAAGGAAACGGCTGAAGTAAGAAAAAGAAACCTTGAGGCTTTTTTATACCACGTTAGCTATTTTACAGCTTATAATTTACCCTTTACCCTTAACGGTAAAAAAATGGAGAAGGCTTTAAATAGCAAACCTGCAACCCATAGCACAATGCTGGAAATGCTTTGGAACCTTGGCTTCCGCAGCCCAAAAGCTGAAATGACAGTTGTGGAAGGAATTGATGCAGTAACGGAACATATTCAGGCATACGAAGAAAAAAGAGATAGCCTGCCTTATGAAATAGATGGAATGGTGATAAAGGTTAACGATTTGAATTTACAGGAGAAACTGGGCATGACGTCGCACCATCCCCGATGGGCAATTGCGTTTAAATTTAAAGCAAGGCAGGCTACAAGCAAATTAATTTTAGTGGATTTCCAGGTAGGGAGAACAGGCGCCGTAACACCGGTAGCAAAAATACAACCGGTGCAGGTAGGAGGCGTTACGGTAAGCAGCATATCCATTCATAACGAAGAGTATATTAAAGAAAAAAACTTAATGCTTGGCGACGCTATTCTTATTGAAAGAAGCGGCGATGTAATTCCCCAAATTGTAAAATCATTACCCGAACTAAGGGACGGAAATGAAAAGAAAATAATTTTCCCCAAAAAATGTCCAGTATGTAAAGAACAACTGTACAAAGCGCAGGATGAAGCCGTTTGGCGTTGCACCAATATAAATTGCGAAGCACAGGTAGTGGAACGCATTATTCATTTTGCCGGCAAAAATGCAATGGATATTCGTAGTTTAGGAGATGCCAACATCCGAAAGTTTTATCAGCTTGGCTTATTAAAATCTGTTTCTGATATTTACCAATTTCCTTTTGAAGCAGTAAAATCGCTGGAAGGCTTTGGTACAAAATCTATTGAAAACCTGCAAACCGCTATTGAAAACAGTAAGCAACAACCTTTGCACAGGTTTATTTATGCTTTGGGCATACGGTATGTGGGCGAAACTACGGCCAAATCACTGGCGCAGGCAGTAAATAATATTTTTGACTTAAGTGCATATAGCTTGGAAAAATTGCAGCAGCTGGATGATATTGGGGTAAAAGTAGCATCCAGCATTTTCGATTTTTTTAAAAATTTAGACAATATTAAAATGCTGTATTCCCTTCAGGAGTTGGGCTTAAATATGAGTGCAGCAAAAGCAACTAAAAGCGGTAACCTTACAGGCCAAACTTTTTTATTTACCGGCACACTGGAAAAAATGAAACGTACCGAAGCCGAAGAACTGGTAGAAAAAAACGGTGGTAAAATTTTAGGCAGTGTAAGCAGTAAATTAAATTACCTGGTAGTAGGCGCCGAAGCAGGGAGCAAGTTGGAGAAAGCAAAAAAAATAAGCTCGGTAAAAATTTTAACAGAAGAAGATTTTTTACAAATGATTCAGGCCAAATAA
- a CDS encoding 2Fe-2S iron-sulfur cluster binding domain-containing protein has product MAAHFHLLKIKKVILETAESVSIIFEIPEKIAPEFLYTEGQNITLKAVVNGEEIRRSYSLCTAPYENEIKVAVKLAFAGKFSTFAQTLKAGDVLEVLPPVGKFNARLKKGFGNYLAIAAGSGITPVLSIIKHTIKQQPESSFTLIYGNKSRGSIMFFEELESLKNKFMGRFNLIHILSREKTEVPLNYGRINPAKLAELQPMIDFSKFDSVYICGPEDMIFSTVEFLEKNRLERSKLHFELFTTPGQKQNLNTLPDANIQDETKPKSNITVKVDGRSFSFDLSTKGKSILAAALAQGADLPFACKGGVCSTCKAKLVSGNVKMDVNYALEPDEVEQGFILTCQSHPITENVVVDYDVK; this is encoded by the coding sequence ATGGCAGCACATTTTCATCTATTAAAAATTAAGAAGGTAATTCTGGAAACAGCGGAAAGCGTTTCTATAATTTTTGAAATTCCTGAAAAAATTGCGCCTGAATTTTTGTATACCGAAGGGCAAAATATTACCTTAAAAGCAGTGGTTAACGGGGAAGAAATAAGGCGGTCTTATTCCTTATGCACAGCGCCATATGAAAATGAAATTAAAGTTGCAGTAAAATTGGCTTTTGCCGGCAAGTTTTCAACTTTTGCACAAACGTTAAAAGCTGGAGATGTACTGGAAGTGCTGCCGCCGGTAGGAAAATTTAATGCACGCCTTAAAAAAGGTTTTGGTAATTACCTGGCTATTGCGGCTGGTAGCGGTATTACGCCTGTACTCTCAATAATAAAGCATACCATCAAGCAACAACCCGAAAGTTCTTTTACATTGATATACGGCAATAAAAGCCGGGGTTCCATTATGTTTTTTGAAGAGCTGGAATCGCTTAAAAATAAATTTATGGGCCGTTTTAATTTGATACATATCCTGAGCAGGGAAAAAACCGAAGTTCCATTAAATTACGGCAGGATAAACCCGGCAAAATTAGCAGAGCTGCAACCCATGATTGACTTTTCAAAATTTGACAGTGTGTACATTTGCGGCCCCGAGGATATGATTTTTTCAACCGTTGAATTTTTAGAAAAAAACAGGCTGGAGAGAAGTAAACTTCATTTTGAACTGTTTACAACACCCGGGCAAAAACAAAACCTGAATACTTTGCCTGATGCCAATATACAAGATGAAACAAAACCCAAAAGCAATATTACCGTAAAGGTAGATGGCCGAAGTTTTTCATTTGATTTAAGCACCAAAGGAAAAAGTATTTTAGCAGCAGCTTTAGCCCAGGGTGCAGATCTTCCCTTTGCTTGCAAAGGCGGCGTTTGCAGTACCTGTAAAGCAAAACTGGTAAGCGGTAACGTAAAAATGGATGTAAATTATGCATTGGAGCCCGATGAAGTAGAACAGGGATTTATCCTCACCTGCCAAAGCCATCCCATTACCGAAAACGTAGTTGTGGATTATGATGTAAAATAA
- a CDS encoding bifunctional hydroxymethylpyrimidine kinase/phosphomethylpyrimidine kinase, giving the protein MSLITVGTMAFDAIETPFGKVDKIVGGSATYVAYAASNFVSPVQQISIVGYDFPEEEMKSLQKRGVQTEGVEVVKDKKSFFWSGKYHIDMNSRDTLITDLNVLEDFNPIVPDSYQGSEFLLLGNLMPKLQLSVINQLKKRPRLIVMDTMNFWMDIAMDDLKTVLKKVDVLLVNDGEARQLSGEVSLVKAAKAIMAMGPQYLIIKKGEHGALLFHQNSVFFAPALPLEDVIDPTGAGDTFAGGFTGYLAKVKDISFDSMKTAIIVGSAMASFCVEKFGPERLKEITADDITARINEFVQLVNFDIDLI; this is encoded by the coding sequence ATGTCACTTATTACTGTGGGCACTATGGCTTTTGATGCCATTGAAACACCTTTTGGAAAAGTAGATAAAATAGTTGGCGGCTCTGCAACCTATGTTGCCTACGCAGCAAGTAACTTTGTATCTCCGGTGCAGCAAATATCCATTGTAGGGTACGATTTTCCAGAAGAAGAAATGAAAAGCCTGCAAAAACGGGGCGTACAAACAGAAGGCGTAGAAGTGGTAAAAGATAAAAAATCTTTTTTTTGGAGCGGTAAATATCATATTGATATGAACTCCCGTGATACTTTAATAACCGACCTGAATGTATTAGAAGACTTTAATCCTATAGTACCAGATAGTTACCAGGGTTCAGAATTTTTATTATTGGGTAACCTGATGCCCAAACTGCAGTTAAGCGTAATTAACCAGTTGAAAAAAAGACCTCGCCTCATTGTTATGGACACCATGAACTTTTGGATGGACATTGCCATGGACGATTTAAAAACAGTATTAAAAAAAGTAGATGTATTATTGGTGAACGATGGGGAAGCCAGGCAACTAAGCGGCGAAGTTTCCTTAGTAAAAGCGGCCAAAGCCATTATGGCAATGGGCCCGCAATACCTTATTATCAAAAAAGGCGAGCATGGCGCATTGTTGTTTCACCAAAACAGCGTGTTTTTTGCACCGGCTTTACCGTTGGAAGATGTGATAGACCCAACCGGCGCCGGTGATACTTTTGCCGGGGGGTTTACCGGTTACTTAGCCAAAGTAAAAGACATCAGTTTCGACAGCATGAAAACAGCCATTATAGTAGGTAGCGCTATGGCAAGTTTTTGTGTAGAAAAATTTGGCCCGGAAAGATTAAAAGAAATTACCGCAGATGATATTACAGCCCGTATCAATGAATTTGTGCAATTGGTAAATTTTGATATAGACCTTATTTGA
- the paaA gene encoding 1,2-phenylacetyl-CoA epoxidase subunit A, with the protein MSIQNLEAHFQSSIDKEIKIEPKDWMPDAYRKTNLRQISQHAHSEIVGMLPEGNWITRAPSLKRKAILIAKVQDEAGHGLYLYCAAETLGMDRAQMIDDLHSGKAKYSSIFNYPTITWADMGAIGWLVDGAAILNQVMLCRTSYGPYARGMVRICKEESFHQRQGFESLLVLSKGTAEQKAMCQDAINRWWWPSLMMFGPKDSESTNSDQSMKWKIKRKTNDELRQQFVDMIAEQVKLLGMTLPDAELKWNEERKHFDFGEINWDEFWNVVKGNGPCNKQRLDARRKAHENGAWVREAAMAYASKKATPNVKEQVA; encoded by the coding sequence ATGAGTATACAAAATTTAGAAGCACATTTTCAGTCCAGCATTGACAAAGAAATAAAAATTGAACCCAAAGACTGGATGCCTGATGCATACCGTAAAACCAACCTTAGGCAAATAAGCCAGCACGCACATAGCGAAATTGTAGGCATGTTGCCTGAAGGAAACTGGATAACACGGGCACCTTCTTTAAAACGCAAAGCCATACTTATTGCCAAGGTTCAGGATGAAGCAGGCCATGGCCTGTATTTATATTGCGCTGCCGAAACACTGGGAATGGATAGGGCGCAAATGATTGACGATTTACATAGCGGCAAAGCAAAATATTCTTCTATTTTTAATTACCCTACAATTACCTGGGCAGATATGGGTGCAATAGGCTGGCTGGTAGATGGCGCCGCAATTTTAAACCAGGTAATGCTTTGCCGCACCAGTTACGGGCCTTATGCAAGAGGTATGGTACGTATTTGCAAAGAAGAAAGTTTTCACCAACGCCAGGGTTTTGAAAGCCTTTTGGTTTTATCTAAAGGAACAGCAGAGCAAAAAGCCATGTGCCAGGATGCCATTAACCGCTGGTGGTGGCCAAGCCTTATGATGTTTGGCCCAAAAGACAGCGAAAGTACCAACAGCGACCAAAGCATGAAATGGAAAATTAAAAGAAAAACAAACGATGAACTTAGGCAGCAGTTTGTAGATATGATTGCGGAGCAGGTGAAGCTATTAGGAATGACACTGCCCGATGCCGAACTAAAATGGAACGAAGAAAGAAAGCATTTCGATTTTGGCGAAATAAACTGGGATGAATTTTGGAATGTGGTAAAAGGCAACGGCCCATGCAATAAACAACGGCTGGATGCAAGGCGCAAGGCCCACGAAAACGGAGCATGGGTGCGAGAAGCAGCAATGGCGTATGCCTCAAAAAAAGCAACCCCAAATGTAAAGGAGCAGGTAGCATAA
- a CDS encoding DUF2461 domain-containing protein, producing the protein MLQQSTLRFLKQLRSNNNKPWFDNHRQEYEKVKEDFINLVQQVLDNAARFDANLQNLQHKNCVFRINRDVRFSADKRPYKNNLAAYFNKDGKKGEGAGYYLHIEPGKSFIGVGIWQPLPEVLAKIRQEIDYNLPGFKLLLKNAKFKKHFFNGLVTENKLSRPPKGYNDDNPAIEWIKLKSFIVTCTISDADIVKKTFSKQVADVFGAALPLVNFINKALD; encoded by the coding sequence ATGTTGCAACAGTCAACGCTAAGATTTTTAAAACAATTACGTTCCAATAACAATAAACCCTGGTTTGATAACCATCGGCAGGAATATGAAAAAGTAAAAGAAGATTTTATAAACCTGGTTCAGCAAGTATTGGATAATGCTGCCAGGTTTGATGCAAATTTGCAAAACCTGCAACATAAAAATTGTGTTTTTCGCATCAACAGGGATGTAAGATTTAGCGCCGATAAGCGGCCTTATAAAAATAACCTTGCTGCTTATTTTAATAAAGATGGAAAAAAGGGCGAAGGAGCAGGATATTACCTGCATATAGAACCCGGAAAAAGTTTTATTGGTGTGGGAATATGGCAACCATTGCCCGAAGTGCTGGCAAAAATACGGCAGGAAATAGATTACAACTTGCCCGGGTTTAAATTATTGCTGAAAAATGCAAAGTTTAAAAAACATTTTTTCAATGGCCTTGTCACAGAGAATAAGCTTTCCCGTCCGCCAAAAGGCTATAACGACGATAACCCCGCAATTGAATGGATAAAATTGAAAAGTTTTATTGTTACCTGCACAATAAGCGATGCCGATATTGTAAAAAAAACTTTCTCCAAACAGGTTGCCGATGTTTTTGGCGCCGCATTACCACTCGTAAATTTTATTAATAAAGCCCTGGATTAA
- the paaB gene encoding 1,2-phenylacetyl-CoA epoxidase subunit B, with amino-acid sequence MSFKINKYFYGDIPEEKAGSSNYETKPDVANWPLWEVFIRSKQGLDHKHAGSLHAADATMAIENARDVYTRRQEGISIWVVESKQIHASNPDEAESFFDPAEDKVYRHPTFYNLPDAVKHM; translated from the coding sequence ATGAGTTTCAAAATAAACAAATATTTCTACGGCGATATTCCCGAAGAAAAAGCAGGCAGCAGTAATTACGAAACAAAGCCCGATGTTGCAAACTGGCCGCTTTGGGAAGTGTTTATCCGCAGCAAACAAGGGCTGGACCATAAACACGCCGGCAGTCTGCATGCCGCAGATGCAACTATGGCAATTGAAAATGCAAGAGATGTTTATACCAGGAGGCAGGAAGGTATCAGCATTTGGGTGGTTGAAAGTAAACAGATACATGCCAGCAACCCCGATGAAGCCGAAAGTTTTTTTGACCCTGCAGAAGATAAAGTGTACCGGCACCCTACTTTTTACAATTTACCCGATGCAGTAAAGCATATGTAA